TCCCGCacctcccccagggcccccacGTGGCTGACACCGTGTCCTCCAGCTCACTCACCACCTAGAGTCCTGTGAGTGGCACCCGCACGCCCTGAGGTGGGCAGGATGACCGAGACGGGGGCTCTGCAGGCCTGGGGGAGGCATTCGGGCCACTTGTTGGGGGGGAGGACAGAGCAAGAGCACCTGGTCCTCAGGTGCGTGAGGGTCTTCATCAGGGACGGGTGTGTTGAAGGGGGGCGCGCACCCAGGACAAGCGTCCAGAGAGAAGGCTTGACCTGGGTATCCTAAGCACAGGGCAGGACAGCGATACCAACCATGACAGCCGTCAAGGGTCCTGCAGGTACCCGTTGGCCGGGCTGCGGTCCCCCTGGGGCAGGCCGATGGCAAGACAACCGGGCTAGGGCCGTCCAGGAGCTCCAGGTCGTCGGAGCGGGGAGCCTTGGCCTGAGCGCGGGTGCCCGGGTGCTGGGAGCCGAGCTGGGCCAGGAGGACCTCAGCTGGAAGCGCCCCGCTCCCCTGCCGCTGCTCTCCCCGCTGCAAGCGACTCAGGGACTCAGGCCGGGCCAAGGGCCTCACTTCCTCGGGCGCCGGGGATGGGCCAGGCCTTGAATAACGAATATGAAGGGGGCCTGTGAAGGGGGCTTTGGACTCGGTGTGCTCAGCAGAGGCAGACAGGAAACCACCGGTCTGGGGGGAGGACCCGGAGGAGGAAGGACCGTCGGAAGCACGGGTCGCCGTCACCCAGCCCAGGACCACACGCAGCTCCTCCAGAGCGGTGCTCACCTAATTTGACTTTATTGCCAAAGAAGCctctcccgcccccaccccgggtgGGGGGTATGGCCTTTGGACACCCGCCCTTCGGCCCCCTGGGAGGAGAAGCCCCCGAGTCaggggggaggcctgggggggcaggtggggagaagCGATGCTCAGGCCAGGGGCCCCAGGGGCGCTcaggccaggctggggctgggctgctccttccttctcagtctgagtctgtttctctcgAGTTTCCTGGTCCTGGGCGTTTGGCATCCTCTCTGGGCTCGGACGCACCAGAGCCCCGCGCCCAGAATCGCGAAGAGCAAGAGGAGCAGCAGCCCCTTGGCCAAGAGGCAGGAGTAAGTCGACGTCTCCTCAGGGAAGTGGGGATCTGGGACAGAAGGCAAGGAGAGAGGGGCTCGCcacagggagggggaggcaggccccCAGCCCGCATCCCACGGGGGGCCCCAAGTTCAGGGCCAGTTGATATTCCTTTGCAAGTGGCTCTGGAAACATGTTCCAATCACAGAAGCCCCGGAACTGAGATCCAGGGAGCGATCCAGGCTGAGCGAGAGACTAGAGAACCTTTGGGAGTTGGGAGCACCGCCCCCCACCCGGAGCCCCGGTCTGGGGCACAAGGCCCCGCGGGTTCCAGGTACTCTCCTGGGAGGAACTGAGGGAGGGAGGTGGCGAGGCCCCGCAGTAGCTCGGGGGCTGACTCTGGGGACCTGGTACCTGTGCAGAAGGACCTGGCGGGGATGGGTTGAGAGTAGATGGTGCTGACGGGGTTGGTGGCCCTACAGGTGTAGGAGGGGACACTGtccccaggcctccaggaggtgctgagggcagagccctcgTGCACGGTGTCCCTGCAATCGTCCCGGGATATCCAGCTGTAGGTCACGTCCTGGCCTGCCTCCTCCACGGAGCACGCCAGAGAGAGATTGCAGCTCTCTTCCGCAGCCATCTCAAAGTTCACGGAGACATGAGGCTCCGACAGCCGTCCTGGACGTGGGAGGACACAAAGCCCTTGAGGCACTCAGGCCCAGGTTGGGTCTGCTGTCTTAAGCTCCTCAATACCGGGGTGAAGGGCCGAGAGCCCCTCCACGTAGACAGAAAAATCTGGTCCCGGGCTCCCCCGGGGCAGCTGCTAAGATAGAGGGAGCCGCTTTGAGCACTACCCACacccactccccccgcccccatgcccCCACGTCCTTCTGTCCCTCACCTGCGTGCCCTGCCTTCCTCCAAATCTCATTTTGCCGCCTCGATCCCAAAACACATTATCACACTTCCTGGGGGCATTTATAGTTTAATCAGTGTCTCTGCAAGATTCACGGTAGAGAATCAGCCAGTGTCACAGGCACTGAGCAATGTGGTTCGGCTACACAGGGGTATGGGTTAGCAGCCCCCACATGGCACGGGAGGATGGAAGGCTGAGGAATAGAGGTGGGAGCGAAGGGCCCCTGGGGTCTGCTCGTGAAGCTCCTGACCCCTCTCGCTATGCCGGGAAGGTCTCGGGGAAGAGCCTGCGTGCCCAGGGCCTCCCCGGGCCGGGCCACTCCGTTTGAGGCCGCCGCTCAGATCCCGCCGGGCTTGGGCACCCCGGGCACAGTGTGCCTTCCAGACCCCACCCCTCAAACCGTAACTCTGAGTCCCGAGACCTCGGGTGCTTTGCACACAAAGCTCAGGGAGAGCCGGGAACAAGCAGCCACAGGGTCCCCGGCCTAAACTCACGGTAGACGCGCAGGCTGTACCGCTGCATGGAGGATGCCTGCGATGTCCTCAGGTTGACCTGAGCGTAGTAGAGCCCCGAGTCCTCCCAGCTCAGATTGCTGATGCGCAGGGAGTAGTCGGGGCCCACCAGGCTCACCCGGCGCTGGTATCGAGGGTTGGTCAGCACGATTTTGGTCGGCTGTCCCTCTCTGCCCGGAATCACCACGGCAAGGCTCGCCGAGGAGGACCAGATGATGTTCTCGACCTCCTCATCGGCCGGTATCTCCACGGGGAGGCTGATGGACTCCTGAAGGACCCCAACTACTTCCTCTGCATCCACATCATCTCCAGAATACCCTTCGGctgcagaaaaaggaagaaaagacgGAAACAGTGCAGCTGGCGCCTGGCTCTGGGCTGCTGAGCCTGGCACGGGAGGGGGGCACTGGTGCGTGCCAGCAATCTCGCCCTCGAAGCAGCCCCTCGCTCAACCCCGTCCCCAGCCGCCTCGCTGGCTCCAGCCTTCCCTGCACCTGACTCGAGCACCTACCAGGGGTTGGCTTCTCCCTGGGCCCTCAGCTTCCAAATTTTGACTTGGGCCGGTCCCCCTTCTCCATCCCGGGCTTCCTCACCTGTTGGTCCTACACCGAAGGTGCACCCTACTCCTCTTTACTCCATAAGGGCCAAGCATCCGGCCCCACGCCGCTAGCCCACGCCCCAGCGGGACAGGAGGGCGGACGGGAGGAGGCTCTCCCGCCCCGGGGCTGTGGTCTCTCTCACCTGCACGCAGCAGCAAGAGCAGGAGCAGCCACGGGAGGGCCCCCATGGCAGCAGCCCCGTGCCCCAGGAGGTCGGCCCGCTTGGCCACCACTGTGAAGACGACGAGCTGTCAGGAGGCTGCTGGAGACAGTGATGGGCTGGCTGTCGTGGGAGGGGAAATCCGTTGCCCACTAGCAGCCTccagctttctctttctcaccaaGCCCCTCCCTGTCCATCTCGGGAAGTTCTCTCTCTGAGCCTGATTGCGGAGCTGCTGCACCCCCTGACTCATGCTTCCTGTCCATCAAACACTTCCTACATGAAACCTTCCTAGacaccctgccccaccccccccaccccaccctccgcCCCCATCTTCCCAGACACCGCCCTTTCCCCCACTGCCTGTCCAGAGCTCCTGGCCCATAGGATCCCCGGGGGGCCGCTCTCCCTTGGCAGTTCTTATTTTGCTGTGATCTTTTGACGTCATAAGCATCTTTGTCTCCCCAGGCAGGTGGGTTCCATCTTTTGGGGCATCTCTGTCCCCTGCTAGACACATGGAGCGACCAATTGATATTTCTGGAATGGATGAATAAGTGAAATATTCCTATTTGAAGCTTGCTAGATTCCCACTTAACtgtttagaggaagaaaaaattttaaccctcaaaaaaaaaaaaaaaaagcacgtcGGACCTGAGAGCTGCACTAGGTTGTTAATATTATGGGAAGACTAAATTGTTCTATGAGAATATGATGTGGACCAATGTTCGAGGAGCTCTGAgcaccagagctgccctgggcACCGTGGTGGTCTTGGAGGCGGTCTCCGCCCCTGGCGTTCAAGCCAACACTGGGCAGTCCTGGATTGGGGACGTTCTAGAGCACATCTGCCTCCGATGGGTCCTCAGACAGGAGAACCTTAAAGGTTTCTCGAATACTCCATCCTACGGGTCTGTGCTGTGCTCAGGAAGCCAGAGCAATGCCCTCAAGCCCCAGGACTTGCTGGAGGCAGATCTCAGTCCCGGTCCTGTGCCAGCACCTCATGCCTTCAGGGGAGCGGACTCAGCCCTCGTCGGGTACTTACTGAGCAGCTTCTGAGGCCCGGGCACTGTCAAGTTCTGAGGGATCCGCAGTGACCAAGAGCTTTATTTCGAGTGTGGCTTCAAGGAGATCGGGGGCTGACGTCTGACCAGGCCCAACTAACTGCCAGTTCGATGGGTTTCACCCGAGGACTCACCCAGGGAGCCAAGGCCCAGGGGATTCAGCAACCCTGACGTCAGGAGGTCGGAGAAAGCTTTCAAGGAGGAATGACCTCAGCGGCGAAGAAGAGAATGAGGCAAGGACTTCTGAAAATTCAACTGGGGAGCATCAGACCTCAGGGGTTGCGGTTGTCTGAAAACGTAGATGAAAAAGTTCTTACGTGGCCTtcgtatttaaaaaaaaaattaaggtgggaaaaagaaaagaaagcgaGGTCATGGGCGTGATGTCCAGAGTTTAAAGGGTGAGTCTATCAGGTGGGGTCTCTGAGAAGCAGGTGCCGGGCTGGGTGGGAACGAGGGtgcctgtgtgtggagggggagggaagcgGAGTCGGGCGGGGGTCCCACCCACTGCCGTGCAGACAGTCTCCGTCTCCCCTGAGCGCTCAGTCACCAGGGTGGGTCCGTGGCAAGGACCCCGCACCCTCACTGAACTGTCACAGCTGGGCAGTGACCTCCCAGGAGGAGCAGGGGTGCGGGGGGGCATCCTGGAGGCTGTCGGTCAACTGCACCCCTGCAGCTGAAGACCAGCTCTCTCTGGAAAGGAGATGCAGGGACACCTCGTGGCTGCTGCACGGGGCTCCACCAAAGGGAGCTGTGTTCAGATTGACGGCACCGGTCTCCAGAACAAGGACCAACAGTCCGTCATGCGTATCGAGTAGAGGGAGAAAATTAtcacacacacgcgcacgcacacacgtgcacacaccacCCCGCCATCCTCACTAGGCGCTCCCAGTCCAATATGGAGAAAGGACTTCTCAGAGGATGATTTCCAAGTGCTCTGGAATCCGATTTTCCTTCTGGCTCGTGGACGGTGATCCTCAACTCCATTTCTGTCCCTTcacttataaaaaatttttttttatttttagaaatttctttaaagattcatttatttccttgagagagagcaagagcacaggtgggggcggggaggggcagagggagaagaagccgactccccgcggagcatggagcctggcgtGGAGCTCGATGGTGACCCGAGCGGAAGCCAGAGGCTgcgccaactgagccacccgggtgccccagagattttattttcaagggatctctacacccagcgtggggctcagactcacaaccgtgagatcaagagtcctgcGTCCTCCAcggcctgagccagccaggcgccccccacccctTCGCTCTTATTCTGTCAGGTGGATggtcctcccctgcccccagtgaGAACTGTGGTCTTGGCTTCTGTCCCGGGTCAGAAATGAGAAGTTCCTGTCCCATGTCGTGATCGCAATTCTGAGCTTAGGTTCAAATCCAGGTCCCCTTCCCCGGCTTGCGTGTCCCAGGCTGGCAGCCTGCCCTGGGCGATGGGAAACATCGCTCCTGCTCCCTCCCAGCTTACCCGGGCACCTCTGCTGCCCTGCGCTGCCCCCGACTCCTGTGCCCCTCTCCTGGAGGGTGGCAcggaggaggggtgaggagatCCTCCGTAGCTGCCCCAGTGGCCCTGCTGTCTGTGGGTCTCACAGGTCATTAAGGTCGTCTCTTCAGAGGAGCAGTCTTGTGAGCTCTTAAGAGCTGCCGCTGgttccccctctcccaccccaacCCGAGGTGACCCGTCTCTCTCCTGGGTGGTCCTCCGAAAGTCCTTCCGCAGCCCCAGACGTCTGGCAAACGTTTcgtctcctcctcccacccctccgtGTCCCCACCGTGTGGCATCAGACCCAGCGAGTAGGCTGTGGCCCTCGGTGGCCCGCCAGGTCCCTCGCCTGACACCAAGGTCTGCAGCGTGCGCTGCACTCCCGCGGCCGTGGGGGGATCAGATCTCAGTGCACAACAGTTTCCACTCTCCCGGGCCTGGTGTGGGCCCCTGTGCCCTTGGGCGCTCTCCTGCAGGGCCCACACGTGCAACCTCCCCAAGTCCTGTCCTTGACACCCTCTCACTGGCTCGCGTCCCTCCAGTGGAAGCAGCGGGGGGCTCACAACAAAACAACAGCTGTTTCCAAAGAAATCTCTTTCCAATCGCCTACTCTTGTCTCCCCATCCCTGGGTGAGGGGTCCCGGAGCAGCGACATGGGTCCACCTTCCTTCCTGTTGTAAATTCCACGAGGAGAGAGGTCCCCTCATGCTGTGTTCCACCTGCTGGCGCCTGTCTCCTAGACGCTTGGGGGAACCACGCAGGAGGCTTCCAGCTAACACCTCGGTGCAGCGGACACC
This DNA window, taken from Canis aureus isolate CA01 chromosome 38, VMU_Caureus_v.1.0, whole genome shotgun sequence, encodes the following:
- the SLAMF9 gene encoding SLAM family member 9, giving the protein MGALPWLLLLLLLRAAEGYSGDDVDAEEVVGVLQESISLPVEIPADEEVENIIWSSSASLAVVIPGREGQPTKIVLTNPRYQRRVSLVGPDYSLRISNLSWEDSGLYYAQVNLRTSQASSMQRYSLRVYRRLSEPHVSVNFEMAAEESCNLSLACSVEEAGQDVTYSWISRDDCRDTVHEGSALSTSWRPGDSVPSYTCRATNPVSTIYSQPIPARSFCTDPHFPEETSTYSCLLAKGLLLLLLFAILGAGLWCVRAQRGCQTPRTRKLERNRLRLRRKEQPSPSLA